One part of the Salmo salar chromosome ssa10, Ssal_v3.1, whole genome shotgun sequence genome encodes these proteins:
- the pdcb gene encoding phosducin b yields the protein MSGNVDEEEANVTHTGPKGVINDWRRFKLESMDQESLPPQKRELLRQMSSPHRPKDDGRGGLNRKMSVQEYELIKEDDEKCMKKYRKQCMQEMHERLSFGPKFEGVYELDSGEAFLEVIEKEHRLTVVVVHIYKEGIKGCDALNSCLDCLATEYTSVKFCRIDAGVTGAGERFTDDVLPTMLVYKAGELLGNFLATNQHFNEEFFATDVEAFLNGYGLLPEKDLVVGGEEEEAAVDVEAVE from the exons ATGTCTGGAAACGTCGATGAGGAGGAGGCCAACGTCACCCACACAG GCCCAAAGGGAGTGATCAATGACTGGAGGAGGTTTAAGCTTGAGAGCATGGACCAGGAGTCCCTGCCCCCCCAGAAGAGAGAGCTGCTCAGGCAGATGTCCTCCCCACACAGGCCCAAAGACGACGGCAGGGGAGGCCTCAACCGCAAG ATGAGCGTACAGGAGTACGAGCTGATTAAGGAGGATGACGAGAAGTGCATGAAGAAGTACCGCAAGCAGTGCATGCAGGAGATGCACGAGCGCCTCAGCTTCGGTCCCAAGTTCGAGGGCGTGTATGAGCTGGACAGCGGCGAGGCATTTCTGGAGGTCATTGAGAAGGAGCACCGGCTCACCGTGGTGGTGGTGCACATCTACAAGGAGGGGATCAAGGGTTGCGATGCGCTCAACTCCTGCCTGGACTGCCTGGCCACCGAGTACACTAGCGTCAAGTTTTGCAGGATCGACGCCGGGGTGACTGGTGCGGGGGAGCGCTTCACTGATGACGTCCTGCCCACCATGCTGGTGTATAAGGCTGGCGAGCTGCTGGGAAACTTCCTGGCCACCAACCAGCACTTCAACGAGGAGTTCTTCGCCACCGACGTGGAGGCTTTTCTCAACGGCTACGGCCTGCTGCCGGAGAAAGATTTAGTCgttgggggagaggaggaggaggcagccgTGGATGTGGAGGCAGTGGAGTGA